CTCAACACAGAAAATAGGGTTCTGATGTCCTGGTAACGTCGATTTCAATGTAATATCCATAGTTATTTCGCTAAAACTCCTTCTCTATCCAGATCGCATAGTTCATATCCATTTTATATGCAATAGGATTAAATTTTCCGCCGACCGAACTGTGGATCCAGTAAAGATCAATACAGCAATACGTATTGTTAGCCCGTAGAAACAAGAAGTGCAGTATATCCACAAATATACTGCACTTCTGAGATTCTTTTGTCATCTTAGCTTAAAGCCTGCTGACCACTTTTGATTTTGTTCAACGGCAATCCCATTGCCCAAACACCTATTGATGTCTGCTTTCTAGGTTTTTCGCAATTGTTTCTAAAGAAAATCCTTTTTCCCGCAACAATACGATCAAATGAAACAATAAGTCTGAAGTCTCGTTGATAAAATCAGTATCAGTTTCGGTCAAAGCTGCAATGACTGTTTCAACCGCTTCCTCACCCACCTTTTGGGCAATCTTATTGATCCCACGAGAACGCAGACGGTTAACATAAGATTCGTCTGACGGATGCGCATACCGATTGTTAACAATGCGCTCTAGCTCCAACAGAAAATTTTGATTAAAATCTGTACTGAAACAACTTCTGCTCCCAGTGTGACAAGTAGGCCCCATTGGGTCTGCTTTAATTAAAACGGTATCTTTATCGCAATCAATATGAATGCTTTTTACATTCAAAAAGTTACCACTGTCTTCACCCTTTGTCCAAAGGCGATTTTTGCTTCGGGAGAAAAACGTGACACGTTTCTCTGCTTGAGTCTTCTGCCAAGCTTCCTCATTCATATAGCCCAACATCAAGACTTCCAACGTTTGGAAGTCCTGCACAATCACTGGAACAAGGCCGTCACTTTTTGCAAAATCTAACATGATTTTAGTATTTCAATTTTTAATTATTTTCGAAGAGCCATGAGCTCTCGTTTAATTTCTCAGGACTTTATTCAGCAAGTCTATGACGTACTGCTCTTTGATTATTAGTCTTCAATCCTGTTTTCTATCGTACGACAATTCCATTTTGCTGCAACGTAGCTTTAAGATCCGGAATCAATATTTCGCCATAGTGGAAGACAGAAGCCGCCAAAGCAGCATCTACATTAGCGTGTTGAAAAACATCCACAAAATGCTGTTGATTACCGGCACCGCCAGAAGCTATAAGCGGAATATGAATCTGATCATTTATGGTTTTTAAGAAGCCATTATCAAAGCCATTTTTTGTACCATCATGATCCATCGATGTGAGCAAAATCTCTCCTGCCCCTCGCTCCTGTGCCTCCATGATCCATTCCGATGTATTCAACTCGGTCTTTATACGTCCACCGCTCAAGTACACAAAATTTTGTCCTTCAATAGATCGGGTATCTACTGCTACTACGACGAATTGTGCGCCAAAAGCAGCTGCCATTTCATTAATCAAAGCCGGATTACGTACCGCGGCTGAATTGATGGAAATCTTATCAGCACCCGCATTTAATAAAATTTCCGCATCTTTAATTTCATTGATCCCCCCCCCGATTGTAAAAGGAATATTGACTTGACGTGCGACTGCTTTGACTAAATCAATCGTTGTTTTACGTCTTTCATGGGTCGCTGTAATATCCAGGAAAACGAGTTCATCAGCTCCCTGTTGAGAATACTCATAGGCTAGCTCAACAGGATCACCCGCATCACGCAAGTCTACGAAATTGACGCCTTTTACAGTTCGCCCATCTTTAACATCTAAACACGGAATAATACGTTTTGCAAGCATGCTAAAATCTGATTAACGATTTTAAATTCCAATCTTTGATTTCATCGATCGAGATTCTATTTTCATAGATTGCCTTTCCAACAACTACAGATTCTACTCCACCCAATTCCTGAAGTTTCTGAATATCATCCATTGAACTGATTCCACCAGAAGCAATGAGCTTGATAATTGGAGAATGGCTCAACAACTTTTGGTACAATTCAACACCAGCACCGCCCAATTTACCATCTTTACTAATATCGGTACATAAGAACCTAAAGAATCCCAATACCAAACATTTATCGATATACTCGATCAGTTTAATTGGCGAGCTTTCCAACCAGCCCGAATATTTAATAACCTCATCCAATACGTCAATTGCTATTACAATGTGATCCGCATACTTCACTTTCCCTTCGTTCAAGGTAGCCAGTTCCTCCAGGAAAGAAGGATTTGTAATCGCCTGTGTTCCCACAATGACACGGTAAACACCCGCATCGACCAGTTCCTTTACCTTTTCTATACTTCTAACACCACCTCCATATTGAATTTTCATTTCTGTTTTCTGGATGATATCAAATAGGTAGGCCTGATTGCTGAAGTCTCCTTTTGCTCCGTTTAAATCAATGATATGAACCAACTCAGTACCATTTGCATGATAGTTTTCGATCTGCTCTTCTAAGCTGATTGCATACGTTGTGACGTCGTCATAGTTGCCTTCTCTCAGGCGGACAACCTTTTTGTCCAAAACGTCTATTGCTGGAATGATATACATAGTTGAATGTTTTTAGTCAATTTAAATAGTTGAAAAATTGAGCAATAATTGCTCACCTGCTTTCCCGGATTTCTCGGGGTGAAATTGTACACCAAAGAAATTGTCTTTGGAAATTGCCGCTGAAAAGGGCTGCCCATAGACACATTTTGCAGCGGTATACCTGTCATCGAATTCAATGAAATACGAGTGGACAAAATAAAAATAAGTCTGATTTTGAATGTGCGCAAATAAAGGATTATTTGCTTGTACAGCAACGCTATTCCACCCCATATGTGGGACTTTGCCAGCCATTTTGCTATCAAAATGAAGAGTTTTCAAAGGAATTAACTTTAACATTTCTGCATTTCCCTCTTCTGAAAAGTCAGTTAGCAATTGCATTCCTACACAAATACCCAACACCGGCTTACGAAGCGCTTTGATAGCTGGTACGAGTCCCGACTCCTGCAATTTATCCATCGCTGCCCCCGCATGCCCGACTCCTGGGATGATAATCCGATCGTACTGATCGATCTCCTCCGCCGTATTGATCATCCCATAGGAGAGTCCTACCCGATCTAACGCCGCTGTTAAGGAAAAAATATTCCCTGCACCATAATTAATAATTCCTATCATTTTACAATACTCCCTTCGTACTTGGCAACTGCATGTGATCAGCATCGCGTCTCACTGCTTTCTTGATGGATTTAGCAAATGCTTTAAAGATTGCTTCGATCTTGTGATGCTCATTTTCGCCTTCTGCTTTTATATTTAAATTCGATCGCGAAGCGTCCGAAAACGATTTAAAGAAATGGAAAAACATCTCTGTAGGCATATCTCCAATTTTTTCCCGTTTAAATGCGGCATCCCATACAATCCAGTTTCGACCACCGAAATCCAATGCAACCTGAGCCAAACAATCATCCATCGGCAATGTATACGAATAACGTTCAATACCCCGCTTATCACCAAGGGCTTTTAAAAATACCTCCCCCAAAGCGATACCTGTATCTTCTATCGTATGATGTTCGTCTATATGCAGATCCCCTTTTGCTTTTATCGTCAAGTCTAATGCCCCATGCCGAGCCAATTGATCCAACATATGGTCAAAAAATGGCAATCCTGTATCAATGTCAGACTTACCTGAACCATCCAAGTTCAAATGAATGAAAATATCTGTTTCATTAGTCTTACGATGATGTTCGGCGGTACGCGTGCCCAATTTAAGAAATTCATATACGGTCTTCCAATCTGTTGTTTCTAAAGCTATAACAGTTGAATCGATCGCTAAGTTTTCCAATGCACCTAATTGATCATTGGCGCGGAGCCAGATTGCCTTAGCCCCAAGATTTTGTGCCAGTTTAACATCGTTTACACGATCACCAATAACAAAAGACTGGCTCAAATCATATCTTGATGCATCAAAATAATCCCCCAACATGCCTATCCCCGGTTTACGCGTGTCCGCATTTTCATGTGGAAAAGTTTTATCGATATGCTCTTTGGCAAATACCACCCCTTCTCCTGCAAACGTATTGAGCACAAAATGATGGACTGGCCAGAAATTCTCTTCCGGATGGGAAGAAGTTCCTAAACCATCTTGGTTCGAAACCAAGATCAATTCGAAATCCAGTTCCTTTGCGATACGTGGCAGATACTGCAAGGCACCGGGATAGAATTTTAATTTGGCAAAAGAATCGATTTGTTCATCTTCTGGTTCCAAAATTAATGTTCCGTCTCGGTCTATAAACAGTACACGTTTTAAGTTATCAGGCATAGTATTATTTATTGATTTGATTAAGTTTTTCTAATAATGTTTGATTTTCAGCCGGTGTGCCAACCGTGATCCGCAAACATCCCTCACATAATTCGACTTTAGATCGATCCCTCACGATGATTCCATATTGAACCAAGTAATCGTAAACTTCCCGAGGTTGATCCATTTTGACCAAAATAAAGTTAGCATCGGAAGGTGTGATATGCTGTACATAATCCAGTTCAAGCAGTTCGCGCACGATTTTTTCGCGCTCAGCTACGGTTTCTTTTATCCAGTCATTGACTTGATCCACCTGATCTAAAGCTTCCAGTACAATATCTTGTGTGGCCTGGTTAATGTTATATGGAGGTTTAATTTTATTATAAACAGCGATTACCTCTTTACTCGCAAAAGCCATACCCAAGCGTAAGGCGGCTAAGCCCCAGGCTTTGGACAATGTCTGCAACACAACTAAATTGGGATATTCTGCCAATTCTTGTGTAAATGATTTTACAGCGGAAAAATTGATATAAGCTTCGTCCACAATCACCAGCCCCTGAAAATTATTCAGGATCGTTTCAATGTCCTGACGACGGATTGAGTTTCCGGTTGGGTTATTCGGAGAACAGATAAAAATCAATTTCGTATGGGCGTCTATTGCATTGGCAATACCCTCCAAATCCAATTGATAATCTGCGGTGAGGTTGACTTTCCTGCAGGCTACATCATTGATGTTGGCAGAAACTTCATACATACCATAGGTTGGTGGAACTAAAATCACATTATCCACACCTGGCGTACAAAAAGCACGATATAAAATATCAATTGCTTCATCGCTTCCATTTCCCAAAAAGATATTTTCTGCGGGTACGCCTTTTATTTTAGAAAGCTTTGCTTTGAGTTGATGTTGGAGAGGGTCTGGGTATCGGTTGTAATCATGGCTTAGTGGGGATCCAAAAGGATTTTCATTGGCATCGATCAATATAGATGCCTCCCCTTTAAATTCATCTCTTGCGGATGAATAAGGTACGAGCTTCTTAATATTTTCCCGTAATAGGTTGTTTAAGTTGAATGGATTATCCATTATAAAAAAATTAGAGCCGTAAACTTAGATAAATTGTTCATCATATGCAATATAATAAGCAATTATTCATCGGAGCGCTTATTTATACTGAAAACCATTTCCCCTCTATCGAAAGCTCTGTATTGGGGAATACCGACCTCGCTTCTTCCAATAGTGGATTTAAATCTCTATATCGTGCTGAGTAATGCCCCAAAAGTAATTTTTTGGCATGAGTTTCTTTCGCTATCTCGCCAGCTTCAAAGGCTGTTGTATGAAATGTCTCTTTAGCACGATCCACCATATCATGCAAGAATGTAGACTCATGATACATGAGATTTGCCTTCTGAACAAAAGGGAGATAGTCTGCTGTACGTACCGTATCCGAACAATAGACATAGCTGCGCGAACGTGGTGCGGGGAGACTTAAATCATCTGCAGCATATACTTTGCCGCTTTCGTCGACATAATCCATCCCCTTTTTTATCATAGGATAATAAACGGTCGGAATATTTAAGGCCTGTACCACATCGGCAAGTAAAGTTCGTGCCCGCGGCCCCTCATCAAAGCGAAATCCCGTACAGGCAATCCGATGTCTCAGCGGGAATGTACTTACCTTTAATGTCCTATTCTCAAAAATAACACCCGGCGCGTCAGGTGAAATTGGATGAAAAACAAGATTATAGCGTAAAACTGTTTCAGAATGTAGAAACTGTAAGTCTAAAATTTCTTTTAACGCGGCAGGGCCATACAGATGGAGATCACTTTTTCTGCCGACAAGGTGCATGGATGACAGCAAACCCACCAGGCCCAAATAATGATCTCCATGTAGATGGCTAATAAATATATGTCCGATACGATTGCTCTTGATACCATATCTGCTGAGCTGCATCTGTGTGCCTTCTCCGCAATCGATCAAAAACAATTGCTCATTAAAGTTCAACACCTGGCTGGTCGGATGACGATCAAACATGGGCGTTGCCGAGCTATTTCCTAATATCAGAACTTCAAACTTCATATTAATCCTCAATCGCCCCCCGATACGCAGATTCCAGTTCGTGTGCAAAGATTAAATCCTCGGCAACCTTCAATGATGGTGCAATCTTTAGCGATTTATCTAAATGTGATACACGAACCATATCCATTAATGTAGGACAAAGATTCACCAGAATAAATATGCCACCAACCGATTGACACAACCGATGTGCGAGTACCCCTAACCGGATGCCAACTTCGTCTGTTTTTTTAACATGAATCATATCCAGCACAATATTTCGTTGTCCAATCGTATTCCGCAACAAAAACTCTCCTTTGAGTTTAGCTGCATTATCCGCATCTATCACATCGACATGTGGTTCTATGACAATATAGCGATCGTGTTTATCAATGGTATACTTCATGAGCTGATCTCCTTTATTTGAGGATACAATGTACTAATAATTTAGCGTTTTTAAGGCGTTTGCCACATTTCTTTCTACCCGTTCAAGCACATTTTCCTGTTCTGGGTAAACAAACTTTTCTCCGACAATATGTTCATATAGTTCAATATAACGTTCAGAAATGGAAGCTACAATTTCATCCGTCATTTCCGGAACAGTTTGTCCGTCTTTTCCTTGAAAACCGTTTTCGATCAACCATTTCCTTACAAACTCTTTCGATAGTTGCTTTTGTGGCTCATTTTGATCTTGGCGTTCTTGATAACCTTCGGCATAAAAATAACGCGAAGAATCCGGTGTATGAATTTCGTCAATCAACACGATTTGACCATCCTTTTTACCAAACTCATACTTCGTATCCACCAATATTAAACCGCGTTGTGCTGCAATTTCAGTTCCTCTTTGGAATAAAGCTTTTGTATATTGCTCGAGCTGAACATAGTCCTCCTCACTTACGATGCCCTTATTCAAAATATCAGCACGTGAGATGTCCTCATCGTGGCCGACCGCAGCTTTAGTTGTCGGCGTAATAATAGGTTCCGGCAACTTGTCGTTTTCCTTTAACCCTTCTGGCAATGATTCACCACAAACTTCACGTTTACCTGCCGCATATTCACGCCAGGCATGGCCGGATAAATAACCACGGATAACCATTTCCACTTTAAACGGCTCACACATTTGCCCAATTGTCACACTTGGGTCCGGAACAGATACCACCCAGTTTGGAATAATATCAGCAGTAGCCTTTAAAAATTTGGCTGCAATTTGATTCAGAACTTGCCCTTTATACGGAATAGGACGAGGAAGCACCACATCGAATGCTGAAATACGGTCGGAAGCTACCATTGCCAAATACGTATTGGCAATCGTATACACATCACGCACCTTTCCTCTGTAAAAAGCAGTCTGGTTTTCAAAATTGAAATTTGTTTCTTTTATAGCATTCATGTTCAAAGTAAAATACACCTGTAAATAATTATTATAATCTGCGAATGGCGCCTTTATGCCAGGCAGGATCATACCGCATTTATTTTATGAGCTCGCTGTACTCATTTGTTTCTAGCGGGAAAACAATACCTTTCTTTCGGCATCAGCCTATTAAATGTCGCCATATGCTTCTAATATGCGACGCACCAATTTATGGCGCACCACATCTCCGCCGCTGAGGTGAACAATATCTATCCCTTCGATATTGTCTAATAAGCGAATCGCCGTTGACAATCCCGACTGATTTTTCTTCGGCAAATCCACTTGTGTCATATCACCAGTAACAATAAATTTGGCCGTAGGCCCCATCCGCGTTAAAAACATCTTCAACTGCATATCTGTTGCATTCTGAGCTTCATCCAAAATGACAAAACAGTTGTCGAGCGTACGTCCCCGCATAAACGCCAATGGTGCCACCTCGATGGTGCGGTTTTCCAAATAACCTTTGAGTTTTTCGGCAGGAATCATATCGTCCAAGGCATCATAAAGGGGCCTCAAATAGGGATCTACTTTTTCCTTTAGATCGCCTGGAAGAAATCCCAGATTTTCTCCCGCTTCAACAGCTGGCCGCGTCAAAATGATTCTTTTAATTTCTTTATTCCGGAGTGCCCTAACAGCCAAAGCAACGGCAGTATAGGTTTTTCCCGTTCCTGCCGGTCCGATAGCAAATAAGATATCATTTTTGGAAATACTCTCTACCATCTTCCGCTGGTTGGGGGTACGTGCACGTACAATCAGACCATTAGGCCCATATACGATTGGTTCGGATCCAAAAGCAGCATTCTTGGAAGCGAGTTCCTTTTCCTGTTGAGCGGCAGAACCTGCACTTGCTCCCAGCAGATTTTCAAAATCCAACAAGGTAATGTTGTTAAATTTCTCCAAATGGGCCACAACTTCCTGAAAAGAGTGTTCAAACAGGTCCAATTCCTTCGCATCTCCTAGCACTTTCATTTCACTTCCGCGAGCTACAATCCGCAGTTTAGGGAATTGCTTCTTCAAATAATCGAAGTGCTCATTGTCTGCTCCCCACAATACGGGCAAATTCAGACCATCTAATGCAATTAGTAATTCGTTCAAATTTTATCTATTTAGAATTAATTAGATTGTAGCCATTACACAATATCATTCCTGTATAACACTATTCAAAATTAACGTATTCTAACGAAACCACCAAGAATATAGCGCGTACAAACAACGCGAATAAGAATGCGTATCTGGAGGGCAATGTCTATGGTGCAAACATGTCAATATACGTGAAATTTACGCTATGTCGGTGTATATCAACCGAAAAAAAAAGATAATCAAAATAAGTTCTCCAATTAGCTTTACAAATCACCTGATAAATAGTAATTTTGTTCTCTATTTGGATAAATTACGGGGTATATTTTACGGGAATTCGACAGCAATTCAATCTAGGATTTAGATTATAATGGCAGTAATTACATTAACAACAGACTTAGGACATAAAGATTTTTATCAAGCGGCGCTAAAAGGGAGTCTT
The genomic region above belongs to Sphingobacterium zeae and contains:
- the hisC gene encoding histidinol-phosphate transaminase, giving the protein MDNPFNLNNLLRENIKKLVPYSSARDEFKGEASILIDANENPFGSPLSHDYNRYPDPLQHQLKAKLSKIKGVPAENIFLGNGSDEAIDILYRAFCTPGVDNVILVPPTYGMYEVSANINDVACRKVNLTADYQLDLEGIANAIDAHTKLIFICSPNNPTGNSIRRQDIETILNNFQGLVIVDEAYINFSAVKSFTQELAEYPNLVVLQTLSKAWGLAALRLGMAFASKEVIAVYNKIKPPYNINQATQDIVLEALDQVDQVNDWIKETVAEREKIVRELLELDYVQHITPSDANFILVKMDQPREVYDYLVQYGIIVRDRSKVELCEGCLRITVGTPAENQTLLEKLNQINK
- a CDS encoding STAS domain-containing protein, whose product is MKYTIDKHDRYIVIEPHVDVIDADNAAKLKGEFLLRNTIGQRNIVLDMIHVKKTDEVGIRLGVLAHRLCQSVGGIFILVNLCPTLMDMVRVSHLDKSLKIAPSLKVAEDLIFAHELESAYRGAIED
- the hisB gene encoding bifunctional histidinol-phosphatase/imidazoleglycerol-phosphate dehydratase HisB — its product is MPDNLKRVLFIDRDGTLILEPEDEQIDSFAKLKFYPGALQYLPRIAKELDFELILVSNQDGLGTSSHPEENFWPVHHFVLNTFAGEGVVFAKEHIDKTFPHENADTRKPGIGMLGDYFDASRYDLSQSFVIGDRVNDVKLAQNLGAKAIWLRANDQLGALENLAIDSTVIALETTDWKTVYEFLKLGTRTAEHHRKTNETDIFIHLNLDGSGKSDIDTGLPFFDHMLDQLARHGALDLTIKAKGDLHIDEHHTIEDTGIALGEVFLKALGDKRGIERYSYTLPMDDCLAQVALDFGGRNWIVWDAAFKREKIGDMPTEMFFHFFKSFSDASRSNLNIKAEGENEHHKIEAIFKAFAKSIKKAVRRDADHMQLPSTKGVL
- the hisF gene encoding imidazole glycerol phosphate synthase subunit HisF, whose amino-acid sequence is MLAKRIIPCLDVKDGRTVKGVNFVDLRDAGDPVELAYEYSQQGADELVFLDITATHERRKTTIDLVKAVARQVNIPFTIGGGINEIKDAEILLNAGADKISINSAAVRNPALINEMAAAFGAQFVVVAVDTRSIEGQNFVYLSGGRIKTELNTSEWIMEAQERGAGEILLTSMDHDGTKNGFDNGFLKTINDQIHIPLIASGGAGNQQHFVDVFQHANVDAALAASVFHYGEILIPDLKATLQQNGIVVR
- a CDS encoding ribonuclease Z, with the translated sequence MKFEVLILGNSSATPMFDRHPTSQVLNFNEQLFLIDCGEGTQMQLSRYGIKSNRIGHIFISHLHGDHYLGLVGLLSSMHLVGRKSDLHLYGPAALKEILDLQFLHSETVLRYNLVFHPISPDAPGVIFENRTLKVSTFPLRHRIACTGFRFDEGPRARTLLADVVQALNIPTVYYPMIKKGMDYVDESGKVYAADDLSLPAPRSRSYVYCSDTVRTADYLPFVQKANLMYHESTFLHDMVDRAKETFHTTAFEAGEIAKETHAKKLLLGHYSARYRDLNPLLEEARSVFPNTELSIEGKWFSV
- a CDS encoding HisA/HisF-related TIM barrel protein yields the protein MYIIPAIDVLDKKVVRLREGNYDDVTTYAISLEEQIENYHANGTELVHIIDLNGAKGDFSNQAYLFDIIQKTEMKIQYGGGVRSIEKVKELVDAGVYRVIVGTQAITNPSFLEELATLNEGKVKYADHIVIAIDVLDEVIKYSGWLESSPIKLIEYIDKCLVLGFFRFLCTDISKDGKLGGAGVELYQKLLSHSPIIKLIASGGISSMDDIQKLQELGGVESVVVGKAIYENRISIDEIKDWNLKSLIRF
- the hisH gene encoding imidazole glycerol phosphate synthase subunit HisH, yielding MIGIINYGAGNIFSLTAALDRVGLSYGMINTAEEIDQYDRIIIPGVGHAGAAMDKLQESGLVPAIKALRKPVLGICVGMQLLTDFSEEGNAEMLKLIPLKTLHFDSKMAGKVPHMGWNSVAVQANNPLFAHIQNQTYFYFVHSYFIEFDDRYTAAKCVYGQPFSAAISKDNFFGVQFHPEKSGKAGEQLLLNFSTI
- a CDS encoding PhoH family protein; amino-acid sequence: MNELLIALDGLNLPVLWGADNEHFDYLKKQFPKLRIVARGSEMKVLGDAKELDLFEHSFQEVVAHLEKFNNITLLDFENLLGASAGSAAQQEKELASKNAAFGSEPIVYGPNGLIVRARTPNQRKMVESISKNDILFAIGPAGTGKTYTAVALAVRALRNKEIKRIILTRPAVEAGENLGFLPGDLKEKVDPYLRPLYDALDDMIPAEKLKGYLENRTIEVAPLAFMRGRTLDNCFVILDEAQNATDMQLKMFLTRMGPTAKFIVTGDMTQVDLPKKNQSGLSTAIRLLDNIEGIDIVHLSGGDVVRHKLVRRILEAYGDI
- a CDS encoding phosphoribosylaminoimidazolesuccinocarboxamide synthase, whose product is MNAIKETNFNFENQTAFYRGKVRDVYTIANTYLAMVASDRISAFDVVLPRPIPYKGQVLNQIAAKFLKATADIIPNWVVSVPDPSVTIGQMCEPFKVEMVIRGYLSGHAWREYAAGKREVCGESLPEGLKENDKLPEPIITPTTKAAVGHDEDISRADILNKGIVSEEDYVQLEQYTKALFQRGTEIAAQRGLILVDTKYEFGKKDGQIVLIDEIHTPDSSRYFYAEGYQERQDQNEPQKQLSKEFVRKWLIENGFQGKDGQTVPEMTDEIVASISERYIELYEHIVGEKFVYPEQENVLERVERNVANALKTLNY
- the hisIE gene encoding bifunctional phosphoribosyl-AMP cyclohydrolase/phosphoribosyl-ATP diphosphatase HisIE, producing MLDFAKSDGLVPVIVQDFQTLEVLMLGYMNEEAWQKTQAEKRVTFFSRSKNRLWTKGEDSGNFLNVKSIHIDCDKDTVLIKADPMGPTCHTGSRSCFSTDFNQNFLLELERIVNNRYAHPSDESYVNRLRSRGINKIAQKVGEEAVETVIAALTETDTDFINETSDLLFHLIVLLREKGFSLETIAKNLESRHQ